The following proteins are co-located in the Diaphorobacter sp. HDW4B genome:
- a CDS encoding phospholipase A translates to MSHTLLRASAAAAAMLCGSLPMAAQAQSADSSPETAWRQCTAQTDSAARLACFDQWASAQPKPTVIGPSSPEPVTTQTAATSNNDSGAQAQLRPPAELVADAQPAAQPNGGCRDASFSEVSRFWELEEGTDCGAFSFRGYRPVSVMASGADEINRQPTSGNPVNSANFERPYQKQEMRLQFSVRTKLASGLLTSADSKYRDSLWLGYTQQSSWQLFNSKISRPFRNTDHEPEIMYVYPTTAELPGGWRWRYSGVGLAHQSNGQSDPLSRSWNRYYVMTGFELPNRVNIEAKLWKRIKESAEDDNNPNIQNYLGRGELRLGWNVNQRNYLGLTARGSLNGHGKGSGKIDWMHTLGEGWLGGKSNLRLHASFFSGYGDSLIDYNFKRNVLSVGFSLLDF, encoded by the coding sequence ATGTCACACACCCTTCTTCGCGCCTCTGCCGCTGCTGCAGCCATGCTGTGCGGTTCTCTGCCCATGGCCGCTCAGGCGCAATCCGCCGATTCGTCGCCTGAAACCGCATGGCGCCAGTGCACGGCGCAGACGGACAGCGCCGCGCGTCTCGCCTGCTTTGACCAATGGGCCAGCGCCCAACCCAAGCCAACCGTCATCGGCCCCAGTTCGCCAGAGCCTGTCACCACGCAAACCGCAGCGACGAGCAACAACGACAGCGGCGCACAAGCGCAACTGCGCCCGCCTGCGGAACTCGTGGCCGATGCGCAACCAGCAGCCCAGCCCAACGGCGGCTGCCGCGATGCCTCGTTCTCCGAAGTCTCGCGCTTCTGGGAACTCGAAGAAGGCACGGACTGCGGAGCCTTCAGCTTCCGTGGCTACCGTCCGGTGTCCGTCATGGCCTCGGGCGCGGACGAGATCAACCGCCAGCCCACATCGGGCAATCCGGTCAACAGTGCCAACTTCGAGCGGCCCTATCAGAAACAGGAAATGCGTCTGCAATTCTCGGTGCGCACCAAGCTCGCATCGGGCCTGCTCACAAGCGCTGATTCCAAGTACCGCGATTCGCTGTGGCTCGGCTACACACAGCAATCGTCGTGGCAGCTGTTCAACTCCAAGATCTCCCGCCCCTTCCGCAACACGGACCACGAGCCGGAAATCATGTACGTCTACCCCACCACCGCCGAGCTGCCCGGCGGCTGGCGCTGGCGCTATTCCGGCGTGGGCCTGGCCCACCAGTCCAACGGCCAGAGCGACCCGCTCTCGCGCAGCTGGAACCGCTACTACGTGATGACCGGCTTCGAGCTGCCCAACCGCGTCAACATCGAAGCCAAGCTCTGGAAACGCATCAAAGAAAGCGCCGAAGACGACAACAACCCCAACATCCAGAACTACCTCGGACGCGGCGAACTGCGCCTGGGCTGGAACGTCAATCAACGCAACTACCTCGGCCTGACCGCACGCGGCTCCCTCAACGGCCACGGCAAGGGCTCCGGCAAGATCGACTGGATGCACACCCTGGGCGAAGGCTGGCTCGGCGGCAAAAGCAACCTGCGCCTGCACGCCAGCTTCTTCAGCGGTTATGGCGACAGCCTGATCGACTACAACTTCAAGCGCAACGTGCTGTCAGTGGGCTTCAGCCTGCTGGACTTCTAA
- a CDS encoding ATP-dependent helicase produces MSAGLNLAQLQAVHYTEGPCLVLAGAGSGKTRVITHKIAKLIENGLAPKRIAAITFTNKAAAEMRERATGLIGRQAKDVLVCTFHALGVRMVREDGHALGLKPQFSILDQDDVTGILKDCAGGTTDAATARQWQWTISGWKNNGWDARKALAMAQDDNDRSIALIMQRYEERLSAYQSVDFDDLIGMPMRLLKNHPEVREKWQRLLGHVLVDEYQDTNATQYELLKMLVGERAHFTAVGDDDQSIYGWRGATLDNLKKLPIDYPNLKLIKLEQNYRSTSSILRAANNVIQPNPKLFPKTLFSELGEGEPVRIVDCDTEEHEAERIVARIQGLRASHNPQPAWKDFAVLYRANHQAKPIEKALRKASIPYKVSGGTSFFDRAEIKDLCAWFRLWINNDDDPAFLRAITTPKRGIGHTTLGKLGEFSAQHKLSMFGSLFNHMLEAVLPRKAHESVVEFGRYINDLEYRARHTLGVDASRAFMMDWLKEIGYEQHLYDSEDSETIAAARWSNVLEFCDWMVQRAGGKIEDAAGTTMQTETKSLLEVAKNIALLSTISEREQEQDMVVLSTLHASKGLEWPHVVLAGVTEGMLPFKLDDENGKQQKVSEETALRLQEERRLMYVGITRAQRTLAVSWTKRRKKGRDMVTTMPSRFIAEMGLDASTAREDPRAKLRALRDEFARKAQAATPPSA; encoded by the coding sequence ATGTCCGCTGGACTCAATCTGGCTCAGCTCCAAGCCGTCCATTACACAGAAGGCCCCTGCCTCGTGCTTGCCGGTGCGGGCTCGGGCAAGACACGGGTGATCACGCACAAGATCGCGAAGCTGATCGAAAACGGGCTGGCGCCCAAGCGCATCGCTGCCATCACCTTCACGAACAAGGCCGCCGCCGAAATGCGCGAGCGTGCCACCGGCCTGATCGGCAGACAGGCCAAAGACGTACTGGTCTGCACCTTTCACGCGCTGGGCGTGCGCATGGTGCGCGAGGACGGCCACGCGCTCGGCCTGAAGCCGCAGTTCAGCATCCTCGATCAGGACGACGTGACCGGCATCCTGAAAGACTGCGCTGGCGGCACCACCGATGCGGCCACCGCGCGCCAATGGCAGTGGACCATCAGCGGCTGGAAGAACAATGGCTGGGATGCCCGCAAGGCGCTCGCCATGGCGCAGGACGACAACGACCGCAGCATCGCGCTGATCATGCAGCGCTACGAAGAACGTCTGTCGGCCTACCAGAGCGTCGATTTCGACGACCTGATCGGCATGCCGATGCGGCTGCTGAAAAACCATCCCGAAGTGCGCGAGAAATGGCAACGCCTGCTCGGTCACGTGCTGGTCGATGAATACCAGGACACCAACGCCACTCAATATGAGTTGCTGAAAATGCTGGTGGGCGAGCGCGCGCATTTCACCGCCGTGGGCGACGACGACCAGTCCATCTACGGCTGGCGCGGCGCGACGCTGGACAATCTGAAGAAGCTGCCGATCGACTACCCGAACCTCAAGCTCATCAAGCTGGAGCAGAACTACCGTTCGACCTCGTCCATCCTGCGCGCGGCCAACAACGTGATCCAGCCCAACCCCAAGCTGTTCCCGAAAACGCTGTTCTCGGAACTGGGCGAAGGCGAGCCGGTACGCATCGTCGATTGCGACACCGAAGAGCACGAGGCGGAACGCATCGTCGCGCGCATCCAGGGCCTGCGCGCATCGCACAACCCGCAACCCGCGTGGAAGGATTTCGCGGTGCTCTACCGCGCCAACCACCAGGCCAAGCCCATCGAGAAAGCGCTGCGCAAGGCGAGCATTCCGTACAAGGTCTCGGGCGGCACGAGCTTCTTCGATCGCGCGGAAATCAAGGACCTGTGCGCCTGGTTTCGCCTGTGGATCAACAACGACGACGACCCCGCATTCCTGCGCGCCATCACCACGCCCAAACGCGGTATCGGCCACACGACGCTTGGCAAGCTCGGCGAGTTTTCGGCGCAGCACAAGCTCAGCATGTTCGGCTCGCTGTTCAACCACATGCTCGAAGCCGTGCTGCCGCGCAAGGCGCATGAAAGTGTGGTCGAGTTCGGTCGCTACATCAACGATCTGGAATACCGTGCGCGCCACACGCTGGGCGTGGACGCATCGCGCGCCTTCATGATGGACTGGCTGAAAGAGATCGGCTACGAGCAGCATCTCTACGACAGCGAAGACAGCGAGACCATCGCCGCCGCGCGCTGGAGCAACGTGCTCGAATTCTGCGACTGGATGGTGCAGCGCGCGGGCGGCAAGATCGAAGACGCCGCTGGCACGACGATGCAGACCGAAACCAAGAGCCTGCTCGAAGTGGCCAAGAACATTGCGCTGCTGTCCACCATCAGCGAGCGCGAACAGGAGCAGGACATGGTCGTGCTCTCCACCCTGCACGCATCCAAGGGCCTGGAATGGCCGCACGTGGTGCTTGCGGGCGTCACCGAAGGCATGCTGCCGTTCAAGCTCGACGACGAAAATGGCAAACAGCAGAAGGTCAGCGAAGAGACCGCGCTGCGCCTGCAGGAAGAGCGGCGTTTGATGTATGTGGGCATCACGCGTGCGCAGCGCACGCTGGCCGTGAGCTGGACCAAACGCCGCAAGAAGGGCCGCGATATGGTGACCACCATGCCCAGCCGCTTCATCGCCGAGATGGGCCTCGATGCCTCCACCGCGCGCGAAGATCCGCGCGCCAAGCTGCGCGCACTGCGCGACGAATTCGCACGCAAGGCCCAAGCCGCCACGCCGCCCAGCGCCTGA
- a CDS encoding GTPase, with translation MDSLPRIALVGAMGIGKTTALRSLCGDKMVSSDVVNLDRASNAKEFTTVGTEFGEIDLGDGERVQVCGCPGQERFSFVRQWILSVSMGIFIMVDVNDSAAVQEATRLLQGVAALEQQPVVLILNARPAPAAVVDAFAAALTSAGHGVVPVLQADPRDRNQMLDAIGVLASMLSLQSEE, from the coding sequence ATGGATTCTCTTCCCCGTATCGCTCTCGTTGGAGCGATGGGTATCGGCAAGACGACAGCGCTGCGCTCCCTGTGCGGCGACAAGATGGTTTCTTCGGACGTGGTGAACCTGGATCGCGCAAGCAATGCCAAGGAGTTCACCACGGTCGGCACCGAGTTCGGCGAGATCGACCTCGGCGATGGCGAGCGCGTGCAAGTGTGCGGCTGCCCCGGCCAGGAACGTTTTTCATTTGTGCGCCAATGGATTCTTTCGGTCTCCATGGGCATCTTCATCATGGTGGATGTCAATGATTCCGCCGCCGTGCAGGAGGCCACGCGCCTGCTGCAGGGTGTGGCTGCGCTCGAACAGCAGCCCGTGGTGCTGATTCTCAATGCCCGCCCCGCGCCCGCCGCGGTCGTGGACGCGTTTGCAGCAGCCCTCACCAGCGCCGGCCATGGCGTGGTGCCCGTGCTGCAGGCCGATCCGCGCGACCGCAATCAAATGCTCGATGCCATCGGTGTGCTGGCGTCGATGCTGTCTCTGCAAAGTGAGGAATGA
- a CDS encoding roadblock/LC7 domain-containing protein produces the protein MMSKASTVVPPLVAATGRQILKEVFEPFPEVQTALLSTPDGFVIAAHGDLHNKDGSQMAAMAGSMMAMARAVSSEIGHNGSRRLTFETDDGTAIFQNVPSEFPCILCLVVRKEGVLGRALWAVAEASSQMAARLHV, from the coding sequence ATGATGAGCAAGGCTTCCACTGTGGTCCCACCGCTGGTTGCGGCAACGGGACGGCAGATTCTCAAAGAGGTGTTCGAACCATTCCCCGAAGTCCAGACGGCGCTTCTCTCCACCCCCGACGGTTTCGTGATCGCCGCGCATGGCGACCTGCACAACAAGGACGGCTCCCAGATGGCCGCCATGGCGGGCTCCATGATGGCCATGGCGCGCGCGGTCTCCAGCGAGATCGGCCACAACGGCAGCCGCCGACTGACGTTTGAAACAGACGACGGCACGGCCATCTTCCAGAACGTTCCCAGCGAGTTTCCTTGCATCCTGTGTCTGGTTGTAAGGAAGGAAGGCGTGCTGGGTCGGGCACTTTGGGCCGTCGCTGAAGCTAGTTCACAAATGGCTGCACGTTTGCACGTTTGA
- a CDS encoding AEC family transporter — protein sequence MLSVFSVTFPFFALVLCGFLATRGKVLPLSAISGLNTFVLYFALPCMLYRFGANTPIRQLLDPAVAGVYLICGLILVAATIALTRRGTIGWNDAAFGALVVAFPNTGFMGVPLLVALLGEQSAGPVILTMAIDMIITTSVCLALSRLDGADAHGAATAVKNALRGMATNPMPWSIALGAVASAVGWQLPAPVDKTIVMLAEAASPVALFTIGAVLARSQMNAHEHVPMAQYVPLALAKLLVHPVLIWLACQAAIALGVSLSPFTVTVMVLLAALPSASNVALLVERFGAHGGRVARVILVSTVLAFFTFSLAVALVS from the coding sequence GTGCTGTCCGTCTTCTCCGTCACCTTCCCGTTCTTTGCGCTCGTACTCTGCGGCTTTCTGGCCACGCGGGGCAAGGTGCTGCCCCTGTCGGCCATCAGCGGTCTGAACACCTTTGTCCTGTACTTCGCGCTGCCGTGCATGCTGTACCGATTTGGCGCGAACACGCCGATTCGCCAATTGCTCGATCCGGCCGTCGCGGGTGTGTATCTGATCTGCGGACTGATCCTCGTGGCCGCGACAATTGCGCTCACCAGGCGCGGCACCATCGGCTGGAACGACGCCGCCTTCGGCGCGCTGGTGGTGGCGTTTCCCAACACCGGATTCATGGGCGTGCCGCTGCTCGTGGCGCTGCTGGGCGAACAAAGCGCCGGGCCGGTGATCCTCACCATGGCCATCGACATGATCATCACCACATCGGTGTGCCTTGCACTGTCGCGACTCGATGGAGCCGACGCGCACGGCGCAGCCACGGCAGTGAAAAACGCGCTGCGCGGCATGGCGACCAATCCCATGCCCTGGTCGATTGCGCTGGGCGCGGTCGCCTCGGCAGTCGGCTGGCAGTTGCCTGCGCCCGTGGACAAGACGATTGTCATGCTCGCCGAAGCCGCTTCACCCGTGGCTCTGTTCACCATTGGCGCGGTGCTCGCACGTTCTCAGATGAATGCGCACGAGCATGTGCCTATGGCGCAATATGTGCCACTTGCTTTGGCCAAGCTGCTGGTGCATCCGGTGCTGATCTGGCTGGCTTGTCAGGCGGCCATTGCGCTGGGGGTTTCCTTGTCGCCGTTCACGGTGACTGTGATGGTGCTGTTGGCTGCGTTGCCCAGTGCCAGCAATGTGGCGTTGCTGGTGGAGCGGTTTGGGGCGCATGGGGGGCGCGTGGCGCGGGTCATCCTCGTATCCACAGTGTTGGCGTTTTTTACTTTTTCTCTTGCAGTGGCGTTGGTTAGCTGA
- a CDS encoding asparaginase — translation MLVQAYFRKSVAATALAVTVLSGFTALPSISFAQDSSAAATAAAATAKAAKPNVVVLATGGTIAGAGASAMNSATYSAAKVPVDKLLAGLPELANVANVKGEQVFQIASESFTNDNLLTLAKRVSALAKQSDVDGIVITHGTDTLAETAYFLSLTVKTDKPIVVVGSMRPGTALSADGALNLVNAVSVAGAQDSKGKGVFVTMNDEIQTARDVNKDINIKTGAFTSQWGPLGMVVEGKNYWFRAPVKRHTSNSEFNIDSIDKLPQVDIVYAYGNVQPTAVNALVDSGAKAIVHAGTGNGSVADRMVKPLQDARSKGVLIVRSSRVPYGFVLRNAEQPDDKYDWVVAHDMRPEKARILTMLALAKGGLSTAELQRMFWEY, via the coding sequence ATGCTTGTCCAAGCCTACTTTCGCAAATCTGTTGCAGCCACCGCGCTCGCCGTCACCGTACTGAGTGGCTTCACCGCCCTGCCCTCGATCAGCTTCGCGCAGGATTCGTCCGCCGCCGCCACCGCTGCAGCCGCCACCGCCAAGGCCGCCAAGCCCAACGTCGTCGTGTTGGCCACCGGCGGCACGATTGCAGGCGCAGGCGCATCGGCGATGAACAGCGCCACCTACTCCGCCGCCAAGGTGCCTGTGGACAAGCTGCTGGCCGGTCTGCCCGAGCTCGCCAACGTCGCCAACGTGAAGGGCGAGCAGGTCTTCCAGATCGCCTCGGAAAGCTTCACCAACGACAACCTGCTCACGCTCGCCAAGCGCGTGTCGGCGCTCGCCAAACAGTCCGACGTGGACGGCATCGTGATCACCCACGGCACCGACACGTTGGCCGAAACCGCGTACTTCCTGAGCCTCACCGTCAAGACCGACAAGCCCATCGTCGTCGTCGGCTCCATGCGCCCCGGCACGGCCTTGTCGGCCGATGGCGCACTGAACCTCGTCAACGCCGTGAGCGTCGCAGGCGCGCAAGATTCCAAGGGCAAAGGCGTGTTCGTCACCATGAACGACGAAATCCAGACCGCTCGCGATGTGAACAAGGACATCAACATCAAGACCGGCGCGTTCACCAGCCAATGGGGCCCGCTCGGCATGGTCGTCGAAGGCAAGAACTACTGGTTCCGCGCCCCCGTGAAACGCCACACGAGCAACTCAGAATTCAACATCGACAGCATCGACAAGCTGCCGCAGGTCGACATCGTCTATGCCTACGGCAACGTGCAACCCACAGCGGTCAACGCACTGGTGGATTCGGGCGCGAAGGCGATTGTCCACGCTGGCACCGGCAACGGCTCGGTGGCCGACCGCATGGTCAAGCCACTGCAGGATGCGCGCAGCAAGGGCGTGCTGATCGTCCGCTCATCGCGCGTGCCATATGGCTTTGTGCTGCGCAATGCCGAGCAGCCTGATGACAAGTACGACTGGGTTGTGGCGCATGATATGCGGCCTGAGAAGGCGCGCATTCTGACCATGTTGGCATTGGCCAAAGGTGGTCTGAGCACTGCTGAACTGCAGCGCATGTTCTGGGAATACTGA
- a CDS encoding M48 family metalloprotease — protein MDKLVYPREKTLGTLTLVLGIIVWILLIVGTLGVALIYVLFGFIGYLFAQSALIAWLRGTGVKLSEDQLPQLYAQYLGCCEKLGIKEPPEAYLLQGDGMMNAFATRFLGREFVIVLSDTVDAMNDLPDGVNFYFGHELGHIKQGHLTGHIWRAPVLWLPLIGAAYSRAKEYTCDMHGRACCSTSEVAARAMAVLAAGSDKWRLVNLVNYARQTMSNRGFFADLHELISGYPWLTKRVARILNPEIKMPGRNPFSYIFAFFIPYAGRLGGGAAGLGILMVMVAAIGVLAATAIPAYNEYKTRADLTNYWTQSAAARAALGEYYISKEEVPDTLEDAGISASQSAGFEYDSSRMSLSVDTKLGTFNIVPSEDEGKVLWHCYGDGGKIDKALPKLCKADEE, from the coding sequence ATGGACAAACTGGTTTATCCGCGCGAAAAAACGCTGGGCACACTCACGCTGGTGCTGGGCATCATCGTCTGGATTCTGTTGATCGTCGGCACGCTGGGCGTGGCGCTGATCTACGTGCTGTTCGGTTTCATCGGTTATCTGTTCGCGCAATCGGCGCTCATCGCCTGGCTGCGCGGCACGGGAGTGAAGCTGTCGGAGGACCAACTGCCGCAGCTCTATGCGCAATACCTCGGCTGCTGCGAAAAGCTGGGCATCAAGGAGCCGCCAGAAGCCTATCTGCTGCAAGGCGACGGCATGATGAACGCGTTTGCCACGCGCTTTCTGGGCCGCGAATTCGTGATCGTGCTGTCGGACACCGTGGATGCGATGAACGACCTTCCCGATGGCGTCAATTTCTACTTCGGCCATGAACTCGGCCACATCAAGCAAGGTCACCTGACGGGTCACATCTGGCGCGCTCCGGTGCTGTGGCTGCCGCTCATCGGCGCGGCCTACTCGCGTGCCAAGGAATACACCTGCGACATGCACGGTCGCGCCTGCTGCTCGACGTCCGAAGTGGCCGCACGCGCCATGGCCGTGCTGGCCGCTGGCTCGGACAAGTGGCGTCTGGTGAACCTCGTGAACTACGCGCGTCAGACCATGAGCAACCGTGGCTTCTTCGCCGATCTGCACGAGCTGATCAGCGGCTACCCGTGGCTCACCAAGCGCGTTGCGCGCATCCTGAACCCCGAGATCAAGATGCCGGGCCGCAACCCGTTTTCGTACATCTTCGCGTTCTTCATCCCATACGCTGGCCGTCTGGGTGGCGGCGCTGCGGGACTCGGCATTCTGATGGTGATGGTGGCCGCCATCGGCGTGCTCGCTGCAACGGCCATTCCCGCCTACAACGAGTACAAGACGCGCGCCGATCTGACCAACTATTGGACGCAATCCGCAGCAGCGCGCGCGGCACTCGGCGAGTACTACATCAGCAAGGAAGAAGTGCCCGACACGCTTGAAGACGCTGGCATCTCGGCCTCCCAGTCCGCCGGTTTCGAATACGACTCCAGCCGCATGAGCCTGAGCGTCGATACCAAGCTGGGCACGTTCAACATCGTTCCTTCGGAAGACGAAGGCAAGGTGCTGTGGCACTGCTACGGCGACGGCGGCAAGATCGACAAAGCCCTGCCCAAGCTGTGCAAGGCGGATGAGGAATAA
- a CDS encoding CbrC family protein, producing MTAKTAAAPRRPAPATEQDVAACEAAIGCALPEWLRSRLLIENGWEVDDRQGLTRNEWRFLPVLDRTDRKSRTRTAEDMAWHTQQLHKAAAGVPQGAVVVARAWSPTTRLVLLPDSANSGQLTTMLWRQNGVAEPLPTPVDPMLLGQKPKPGPGSRLRSASELPVFRYHPDPVATGSIRKNHSLVCPCCGLRTGWIYESEPYGLGDQPPNLCPWCIADGSAARKFGSRFAGDIEGTVPDAVAEEVDQRTPGFTAWQTERWLTHCGDAAAFLGRVGWDRLKDLPDATEAVLDDGCDESTLPLITEDGDLSAYLFRCLHCGVHLAYADAS from the coding sequence ATGACCGCAAAGACCGCAGCAGCGCCACGACGCCCAGCACCCGCAACCGAACAGGATGTGGCCGCGTGCGAAGCGGCGATTGGCTGCGCTTTGCCGGAATGGCTGCGCAGTCGATTGCTGATCGAGAACGGCTGGGAAGTCGATGACCGACAGGGATTGACGCGCAACGAATGGCGCTTTCTGCCGGTGCTCGATCGCACCGATCGCAAGAGCCGCACGCGCACGGCGGAAGACATGGCCTGGCACACGCAGCAGTTGCACAAAGCGGCTGCGGGCGTGCCGCAAGGGGCGGTCGTCGTGGCGCGTGCCTGGTCGCCAACCACGCGGCTTGTGCTGCTGCCGGACTCGGCCAACTCAGGCCAATTGACGACCATGCTGTGGCGTCAGAACGGCGTGGCCGAACCCCTGCCGACGCCGGTCGATCCCATGTTGCTTGGACAGAAACCAAAGCCCGGACCGGGGTCGCGACTGCGGTCAGCAAGCGAACTCCCGGTGTTTCGTTATCACCCCGATCCGGTGGCGACCGGCTCCATCCGCAAGAACCATTCGCTGGTCTGCCCGTGCTGCGGATTGCGCACCGGCTGGATCTACGAAAGCGAGCCTTATGGCTTGGGCGACCAGCCGCCGAATCTGTGCCCGTGGTGCATTGCCGACGGCAGCGCAGCACGCAAATTCGGCTCGCGCTTTGCGGGCGACATCGAAGGCACTGTGCCCGACGCAGTGGCCGAAGAAGTCGATCAGCGCACCCCCGGTTTCACTGCCTGGCAGACGGAGCGCTGGCTCACGCACTGCGGCGATGCGGCGGCGTTTCTGGGGCGCGTGGGTTGGGATCGTCTCAAGGATTTGCCCGATGCCACGGAGGCGGTGCTGGATGACGGCTGCGACGAATCGACGCTTCCCCTCATCACCGAAGATGGCGATCTGAGCGCCTATCTATTCCGTTGCCTGCATTGCGGCGTGCACCTCGCTTACGCGGATGCGTCGTGA
- a CDS encoding DUF2314 domain-containing protein, giving the protein MNGEQHDPAMQRAIERAQQSFPFFWRELSWEYRRIIPGLDFAAIKLPFAVSAEVQAKHNAPQVEHMWVGDVQFDGHTLSGELLNSANFIPHLQAGTEVSAPLADLEDWMYTSVGVLCGGFTVQAIRASMSERERAEHDKAWGQPFPDPALCNITSYDNPAPEKPTGLSRLWKKAPEPAGLPFDEAMRLAREKEHPMSENMRERYATDLKEQPDMVTQVFDDGWTLLQRDALAGNLAPVEVLYKLGADAHTLRTPQGDTALELAQRMGWARVVAALR; this is encoded by the coding sequence ATGAACGGTGAACAACACGATCCAGCGATGCAACGCGCAATCGAGCGCGCGCAGCAGAGCTTTCCGTTCTTCTGGCGCGAGCTGTCGTGGGAGTACCGGCGCATCATTCCGGGGCTGGATTTCGCGGCCATCAAATTGCCGTTTGCGGTGAGTGCCGAAGTGCAGGCCAAGCACAACGCGCCGCAGGTCGAGCACATGTGGGTGGGCGATGTGCAGTTCGACGGACACACGCTGAGCGGCGAGCTGCTCAACAGTGCCAATTTCATTCCGCATCTGCAAGCTGGCACGGAAGTGTCTGCTCCGCTCGCGGATCTGGAGGACTGGATGTACACCAGCGTCGGCGTGCTGTGTGGCGGCTTCACGGTGCAGGCGATTCGCGCCAGCATGTCCGAGCGCGAACGTGCCGAGCACGACAAGGCCTGGGGCCAGCCGTTTCCCGATCCCGCGCTGTGCAACATCACGTCCTATGACAATCCCGCGCCAGAGAAGCCTACCGGCCTGAGCCGCCTGTGGAAAAAAGCGCCCGAGCCCGCCGGTCTGCCCTTCGATGAAGCCATGCGTCTGGCCCGCGAAAAAGAGCATCCGATGAGCGAGAACATGCGCGAGCGCTACGCCACGGATTTGAAGGAACAGCCGGACATGGTGACGCAGGTGTTCGATGACGGCTGGACGCTGCTGCAGCGCGACGCGCTGGCAGGCAATCTCGCGCCCGTGGAGGTCTTGTACAAGCTGGGTGCCGACGCGCACACCCTGCGCACGCCGCAAGGCGACACAGCGCTGGAACTCGCCCAGCGCATGGGGTGGGCGCGCGTCGTCGCGGCGCTGCGTTGA